The following proteins are encoded in a genomic region of Dokdonia donghaensis DSW-1:
- a CDS encoding Lrp/AsnC ligand binding domain-containing protein — translation MKIVKDELVIDGIDKIILRQLMEDARKPILEIARKVGISGAAIHQRLRKLEKSGLIAGSKFIIDPKVLGYRTQAFIGVYLERAANNARAVRQLKDIPEVIECHYTTGNWSVLIKILCKNNEDLMNLLNKKIQAIDGVSRTETFISLDQQIDRQIKI, via the coding sequence ATGAAAATAGTTAAAGACGAACTGGTTATAGACGGTATAGATAAAATTATCTTGCGCCAGCTTATGGAAGATGCTCGTAAACCTATACTTGAGATTGCTCGTAAAGTGGGTATCTCTGGTGCTGCCATACACCAGCGTTTACGTAAGCTAGAAAAATCTGGTCTCATTGCCGGTTCAAAATTTATTATAGACCCAAAAGTACTGGGCTATCGCACCCAGGCTTTTATAGGTGTTTATCTAGAGCGTGCAGCAAATAATGCAAGAGCCGTAAGACAACTTAAGGATATCCCAGAGGTAATAGAGTGTCACTACACTACAGGTAACTGGTCTGTTTTGATCAAGATTCTTTGTAAAAACAATGAGGATCTTATGAACTTACTTAACAAAAAGATACAAGCTATAGACGGGGTTTCCCGCACAGAAACCTTTATCTCCCTAGACCAGCAAATAGACAGACAGATAAAAATATAA
- a CDS encoding saccharopine dehydrogenase family protein has translation MRKILVIGAGKSTSQLVNYLLNKSAAEDLHITVGDISLENAQKLINKHDNGTAISLDVFDKTQREQAIQEATIVISMLPARFHIEVAKDCVTFNKSIVTASYISKEMEGLDTAVKEKGLVFMNEIGLDPGIDHMSAMQVLDRIRDKGGKVILFESFTGGLVAPESDTNLWNYKFTWNPRNVVLAGQGGAAEFIQEGTYKYIPYQRLFRRTEFLEIEGHGRFEGYANRNSLKYRSIYGLDDIPTLYRGTIRRVGFSRAWNLFVMLGMTDDSYQLQNTETMSYRDFTNLFLPYSPTDSVELKLRHYLKIDQDDLLWDKLLELDIFNPSKKLGLTNATPAQALQRILEDKWTLAPEDKDMIVMYHKFGYELNGTRKQIDATMVNIGEDQVETAMARTVGLPVAMATLRILNGEITTPGVQLPINREVYEPILKELEEYGITFKEYEVDYLGYNPDNVGG, from the coding sequence ATGCGAAAGATTCTAGTCATAGGAGCCGGTAAATCTACTAGCCAACTCGTAAACTACCTACTCAATAAATCTGCAGCAGAAGATTTGCACATAACCGTAGGTGATATCTCTCTTGAAAATGCTCAAAAGCTTATAAATAAGCACGATAACGGGACAGCTATCTCACTAGATGTTTTTGATAAAACACAACGAGAGCAAGCCATACAAGAAGCAACCATCGTTATCTCAATGCTGCCCGCACGTTTTCACATAGAGGTGGCAAAAGACTGCGTGACTTTTAACAAGTCTATAGTGACCGCATCTTATATTTCAAAAGAAATGGAAGGGCTAGATACAGCTGTTAAAGAGAAAGGGCTTGTGTTTATGAATGAGATAGGGCTCGACCCAGGTATAGACCATATGAGTGCTATGCAGGTGCTAGATCGCATACGAGACAAAGGCGGTAAAGTGATACTTTTTGAATCTTTTACTGGTGGACTTGTTGCGCCAGAGAGTGATACCAACCTCTGGAACTATAAATTCACCTGGAATCCTCGCAATGTGGTACTTGCCGGTCAAGGTGGTGCGGCAGAGTTTATACAAGAAGGCACCTACAAATACATTCCTTACCAAAGACTCTTTAGACGTACAGAATTTTTAGAAATAGAAGGCCACGGAAGATTTGAAGGATATGCAAACCGCAACTCACTCAAGTATCGCTCTATTTATGGCCTTGATGATATCCCTACGCTTTACCGAGGCACCATACGCAGGGTGGGCTTTTCTAGAGCTTGGAATCTTTTTGTAATGCTAGGTATGACAGATGATAGCTACCAGCTTCAAAATACAGAGACAATGAGTTATCGCGATTTTACAAATCTCTTCCTGCCCTACTCACCTACAGACTCTGTAGAGCTCAAGCTACGTCACTATCTTAAAATTGATCAAGATGACCTGCTGTGGGATAAATTACTTGAACTTGACATCTTTAACCCTTCAAAAAAATTAGGGCTTACAAATGCAACTCCAGCACAAGCACTACAACGCATACTAGAAGACAAGTGGACACTCGCTCCAGAAGATAAGGATATGATTGTAATGTATCATAAATTTGGCTACGAGCTCAATGGCACTCGCAAGCAAATAGATGCGACTATGGTAAACATAGGAGAAGATCAAGTAGAAACTGCAATGGCAAGAACCGTAGGACTCCCAGTGGCAATGGCCACACTACGCATACTCAATGGTGAGATTACCACACCGGGCGTTCAGTTACCTATTAATCGTGAGGTTTATGAGCCTATTCTTAAAGAGCTAGAAGAATACGGAATCACCTTTAAAGAGTACGAGGTAGACTACCTAGGCTATAACCCAGATAATGTAGGGGGATAG
- the ald gene encoding alanine dehydrogenase: protein MVIGVPTEIKNNENRVGITPGGVYELTKRGHTVYIQKDAGVNSGFVNQQYIDAGANILDTIEEVYAIAQMIVKVKEPIAPEYTLIKKDQIVFTYFHFASSEPLTKAMIASGATCIAYETVEEADRSLPLLTPMSEVAGRMSIQQGARYLEKPAKGRGVLLGGVPGVSPGKVLVLGAGVVGIQAAKMAAGLGAHVTILDISMKRLRYVNDIMPPHVVTEFSNEFNIRKHIKTHDLIIGGVLIPGAKAPKLITRDMLKEMRPGTVIVDVAVDQGGCVETSKPTTHQDPVFIIDDVVHYCVANMPGAVPYTSTVALTNVTLPYVLKLADKGWKTACAQDDVLKKGVNIVSGNVVYEEISEVFDIPYTPLAI, encoded by the coding sequence ATGGTTATAGGGGTACCCACTGAGATTAAAAACAATGAAAACCGAGTGGGCATCACCCCAGGAGGTGTATATGAACTTACAAAACGCGGTCATACAGTATATATTCAAAAGGATGCTGGCGTAAACAGTGGTTTTGTAAACCAGCAATACATAGATGCTGGAGCAAACATACTAGACACCATAGAAGAAGTATATGCAATCGCTCAAATGATTGTAAAGGTTAAGGAGCCTATAGCTCCAGAATACACGCTTATTAAAAAGGACCAGATTGTCTTTACCTATTTTCATTTTGCCTCTAGCGAGCCACTCACAAAAGCAATGATAGCTAGCGGTGCTACTTGTATCGCATATGAAACGGTAGAAGAAGCAGACAGGTCTCTACCACTTCTTACCCCTATGAGCGAGGTCGCTGGGCGTATGTCTATACAACAAGGAGCAAGATATCTTGAGAAACCCGCAAAAGGGCGCGGTGTACTACTAGGTGGTGTGCCAGGCGTGAGCCCTGGTAAAGTACTCGTTCTGGGTGCAGGCGTAGTAGGTATACAGGCAGCCAAAATGGCTGCAGGTCTAGGCGCACACGTCACTATACTTGACATAAGTATGAAGCGACTACGCTATGTAAATGATATAATGCCACCACACGTAGTTACAGAATTCTCAAACGAATTCAACATAAGAAAACATATCAAAACACACGATTTAATCATAGGAGGTGTATTGATACCTGGTGCAAAAGCACCTAAGTTAATCACACGTGATATGCTCAAGGAGATGCGACCTGGTACCGTAATAGTAGATGTAGCGGTAGACCAAGGTGGCTGTGTAGAAACCTCAAAACCTACCACACACCAAGATCCAGTTTTTATCATAGATGATGTGGTGCACTATTGTGTTGCAAATATGCCGGGAGCAGTGCCTTACACCTCTACGGTAGCTCTCACAAACGTTACATTACCCTATGTGCTCAAACTAGCAGACAAAGGCTGGAAAACAGCCTGTGCACAAGATGATGTTCTTAAAAAAGGGGTGAATATTGTTTCCGGAAACGTGGTTTATGAAGAAATCTCTGAGGTTTTTGATATCCCATACACACCACTAGCGATTTAA
- a CDS encoding DUF6252 family protein, whose protein sequence is MNLRFLKIAVLLITFGLIASCGDDDGPAEAPSVKFRASVGGAAFRTDMPTAVLSNDGRRFVVTATNDTGSEKLTLTIGSSNPDAPLVMEQSYNTADEILPASIQFETGGVTYRTNLETVGSINLNSLDLDLNFVFGSFSGELKNTAISDEFLSVTSGSMTGIEITVE, encoded by the coding sequence ATGAATTTAAGATTTCTAAAGATTGCAGTACTATTAATAACATTTGGCTTGATAGCAAGCTGCGGTGATGATGATGGCCCAGCCGAGGCACCTAGTGTAAAATTTAGAGCCTCTGTAGGGGGAGCGGCATTTCGCACAGATATGCCTACAGCAGTTTTAAGTAATGACGGTAGACGCTTTGTAGTAACTGCCACAAACGATACAGGAAGCGAGAAGCTTACACTTACAATAGGCTCTTCAAATCCAGATGCACCACTAGTGATGGAACAATCATACAACACGGCAGACGAGATATTGCCAGCTTCTATACAGTTTGAAACAGGAGGCGTGACTTATAGAACAAATCTAGAAACTGTAGGCTCAATAAACCTTAACAGCCTTGATCTAGATCTGAATTTTGTTTTTGGGTCTTTTTCTGGAGAGCTAAAAAATACAGCAATCTCAGATGAGTTTCTGTCTGTTACCAGTGGTAGTATGACAGGTATAGAAATCACTGTAGAGTAA
- a CDS encoding TM2 domain-containing protein encodes MRLKITLLFAFVLLSVTNTYAGFPVQRTAVAAVEGVTLAEDDTTEVLTSPAAVEADRQLIAILLWLFLGGFAGHRWYLGSPIGWNILFILTAGFFVVGWVIDGIEILSGTYPGL; translated from the coding sequence ATGAGACTCAAAATTACATTATTATTTGCGTTTGTACTGCTTTCAGTTACAAATACATATGCTGGATTTCCAGTACAGAGAACAGCTGTTGCAGCTGTAGAAGGTGTGACTCTTGCAGAAGATGACACAACAGAGGTGCTTACATCTCCTGCTGCTGTAGAGGCAGACCGCCAACTTATAGCTATACTTCTATGGTTATTTTTAGGAGGTTTTGCAGGACACAGATGGTACCTAGGAAGCCCTATAGGGTGGAACATTTTATTTATTCTTACAGCAGGTTTCTTTGTGGTAGGATGGGTAATAGATGGTATTGAGATACTATCTGGCACATACCCAGGGCTATAA
- a CDS encoding zinc metallopeptidase — MLAGSMGYYIIVGAIALISGLVSSKLKSKFKHYSNLQLRNGMSGAEIAEKMLADNGITDVKVISVAGQLTDHYNPRDKTVNLSEVVYSQRNAAAAAVSAHEVGHAIQHATAYSFLQMRSKLVPVVNIASKMSMWVIMGGVALMATTKIGGTVAIIGLALYAMGTLFSLITLPVEYDASNRALAWLKAENMVTPEEYDGAEDALKWAARTYLVAALGSLATLLYFALQVFGSRR; from the coding sequence ATGCTAGCAGGATCTATGGGTTACTACATTATAGTAGGAGCCATTGCACTCATAAGCGGACTTGTAAGTTCTAAGCTTAAGAGCAAATTCAAACATTATTCTAACCTACAACTACGCAACGGGATGTCTGGCGCAGAGATTGCCGAAAAGATGCTTGCAGATAATGGAATTACAGATGTAAAAGTAATCTCTGTTGCAGGCCAGCTTACAGACCACTATAACCCTAGAGATAAAACAGTAAACCTAAGCGAGGTTGTTTACAGCCAGCGCAATGCCGCTGCTGCTGCAGTATCTGCCCACGAGGTAGGTCACGCTATACAACACGCTACGGCATATAGCTTTTTACAAATGAGATCTAAGCTTGTGCCCGTGGTAAACATTGCTTCTAAGATGAGTATGTGGGTAATTATGGGTGGTGTTGCACTTATGGCTACTACTAAGATAGGTGGCACTGTTGCCATTATAGGTCTTGCACTTTATGCAATGGGGACACTCTTTAGCCTTATCACACTTCCGGTAGAGTATGATGCAAGTAATAGAGCACTTGCCTGGCTCAAAGCCGAAAATATGGTAACCCCAGAAGAGTATGATGGTGCAGAAGATGCCTTAAAATGGGCAGCACGCACCTATCTTGTTGCCGCTTTAGGATCACTTGCCACTCTCTTATACTTTGCACTACAAGTTTTTGGAAGTAGAAGATAA
- the ahcY gene encoding adenosylhomocysteinase, with protein MSNKTVPYVPYKVKDISLAAWGRKEIELAEAEMPGLMSLREEYKDEQPLKGSRIAGCLHMTIQTAVLIETLKALGAEVTWSSCNIFSTQDQAAAAIAEAGIPVYAWKGMNEEEFDWCIEQTLFFGEDRKPLNMILDDGGDLTNMVLDRYPELAGDIKGLSEETTTGVHRLYERVKNGTLPMPAINVNDSVTKSKFDNKYGCRESAVDAIRRATDTMLAGKRVVVCGYGDVGKGTAASFKGAGSIVTVTEIDPICALQAAMDGFEVKKLKNVVGNADIVITTTGNKDIIRGEHFEAMRDKVIVCNIGHFDNEIDMAWLNGNHGATKDEIKPQVDKYTIDGKDIIVLAEGRLVNLGCATGHPSFVMSNSFTNQTLAQIELWNNSEKYNNEVYMLPKHLDEKVAALHLSRLGAELETLSKDQADYIGVTVEGPFKPEYYRY; from the coding sequence ATGAGCAATAAGACAGTACCGTACGTACCGTACAAAGTAAAAGATATTTCCCTTGCAGCTTGGGGACGTAAAGAGATAGAACTAGCAGAGGCAGAGATGCCTGGGCTTATGTCTTTACGTGAGGAGTACAAGGACGAGCAACCACTTAAAGGATCTCGTATTGCTGGATGTTTACATATGACTATCCAGACTGCAGTACTTATAGAAACATTAAAAGCGCTAGGAGCAGAGGTAACTTGGTCTTCTTGTAACATCTTCTCTACTCAAGATCAAGCAGCTGCAGCAATCGCAGAGGCTGGTATCCCAGTATATGCTTGGAAAGGAATGAACGAAGAAGAATTTGACTGGTGTATCGAGCAAACACTTTTCTTTGGAGAAGATCGCAAGCCGCTTAATATGATTCTTGATGATGGAGGAGACCTTACAAATATGGTACTTGACCGTTACCCAGAACTAGCAGGAGATATCAAAGGTCTTTCTGAAGAAACTACAACGGGTGTACACCGTCTTTACGAGCGTGTAAAGAATGGAACGTTACCTATGCCAGCTATAAACGTAAACGATTCTGTAACTAAGTCTAAATTTGATAACAAATACGGATGTCGTGAGAGTGCGGTAGATGCTATACGTCGTGCAACAGATACTATGCTTGCTGGAAAGCGTGTAGTAGTATGTGGATACGGAGATGTAGGTAAAGGAACTGCAGCTTCTTTTAAAGGAGCTGGATCTATCGTTACAGTAACAGAAATTGATCCAATTTGTGCGCTTCAAGCAGCAATGGACGGCTTTGAAGTTAAGAAACTAAAAAACGTAGTAGGTAATGCAGATATCGTTATCACAACTACAGGAAACAAAGACATTATACGAGGTGAGCACTTTGAGGCAATGCGTGATAAAGTAATCGTTTGTAACATAGGTCACTTTGATAATGAAATCGATATGGCTTGGTTAAACGGTAACCACGGAGCTACAAAGGATGAAATCAAACCTCAAGTAGATAAGTATACGATAGATGGTAAAGATATTATCGTGCTTGCAGAAGGTCGTCTTGTAAACTTAGGTTGTGCAACTGGTCACCCTAGTTTTGTAATGAGTAACTCATTTACAAACCAGACACTAGCACAAATCGAGCTTTGGAACAATAGCGAGAAGTACAATAACGAAGTTTATATGCTACCTAAGCACCTAGATGAAAAAGTAGCAGCATTGCACTTATCAAGACTAGGAGCAGAGCTAGAAACACTTTCTAAAGATCAAGCAGATTACATCGGTGTGACAGTAGAAGGGCCATTTAAGCCTGAGTACTACAGATACTAA
- the leuS gene encoding leucine--tRNA ligase: MKYHFNEIEAKWQKYWADKGTFNASNSSDKPKYYVLDMFPYPSGAGLHVGHPLGYIASDVYARYKRLKGFNVLHPQGYDSFGLPAEQYAIQTGQHPAVTTKVNIEGGVDNQGNEIAGYRNQLDKIGFSFDWSREVRTSNPEYYKWTQWIFTELFNSWYNNDTNKAEGIETLVSAFAKEGNGNIKAACDDNIEPFTAAQWNDFSENEKQAILLQYRLTYLAETEVNWCPALGTVLANDEIVNGVSERGGHTVVRKKMTQWSMRISAYAERLLQGLDSLDWSESIKETQRNWIGKSVGATVSFNLKDHDKKIEVFTTRPDTIFGVSFMTLAPELDLVQEITTPEQKEEVDAYIASTAKRSERERMADVKTITGAFTGAYAEHPFTKEPIPIWIGDYVLAGYGTGAVMAVPCGDQRDYDFAKHFGIAIPNVFEGVDISEEAFADKAATVIANSDFLNGLKYKKAVKLAIYELEKIGAGSGKTNYRLRDAVFSRQRYWGEPFPVYYKDGMPQMIDIAHLPLTLPEIEKYLPTEDGEPPLGRADVWAWDTKTNKVVSNDLIGSSAVENSEDNGIYPLELNTMPGWAGSSWYFFRYMEKAQRDAVFASKEAMDYWGNVDLYIGGSEHGTGHLLYSRFWVKFLKDRGHVSVDEPFQKMINQGMILGTSAFVYREENSNTFLSLGLSKDKQVQPIHAPVAFVNASDELDVEAFKKWRPEFKDAEFILEDGVYKVGREVEKMSKSKYNVVNPDKICEQYGADTLRMYEMFLGPLEQAKPWNTAGITGVHNFLKKFWKLYHNGPEAAINVTDTPASKDSLKTLHKTIKKVQEDIENFSFNTSVSTFMIAANELSVQKCTSREVLEPLAILIAPYAPHIAEELWSKLGHTESISEAGFPVFEEKHLVESAKNYPISFNGKMKFTLELPLDMSKDEIEKTVMAHEKTQMYLDGRTPKKVIVVPGKIVNIVG, translated from the coding sequence ATGAAATATCACTTTAACGAGATAGAGGCCAAATGGCAAAAATACTGGGCAGATAAGGGCACCTTTAACGCCTCAAACAGCAGTGACAAGCCTAAATATTATGTGCTAGATATGTTTCCTTATCCATCTGGAGCAGGACTGCACGTGGGGCACCCGCTAGGGTATATTGCCAGTGATGTGTATGCGCGTTACAAACGTCTTAAAGGTTTTAATGTATTGCACCCGCAGGGATATGACTCTTTTGGACTTCCAGCAGAGCAATATGCAATACAGACAGGACAACACCCTGCCGTAACCACAAAGGTTAATATAGAAGGCGGTGTAGATAACCAAGGTAATGAGATTGCCGGGTATCGTAACCAGCTTGATAAAATAGGATTCTCTTTTGACTGGAGTCGCGAGGTACGCACCTCAAATCCTGAGTATTATAAATGGACACAATGGATTTTTACAGAGCTATTTAACTCCTGGTACAATAACGACACAAATAAAGCAGAAGGTATAGAAACTCTAGTTTCCGCTTTCGCGAAAGAAGGAAATGGAAATATAAAGGCTGCTTGTGATGATAACATTGAGCCATTTACCGCAGCACAATGGAACGACTTTTCTGAAAACGAAAAACAAGCCATACTCCTACAATACCGCCTCACCTACCTCGCCGAAACAGAAGTAAACTGGTGTCCAGCACTAGGTACTGTACTGGCAAATGATGAGATTGTAAACGGCGTTTCAGAACGAGGAGGACACACCGTAGTGCGCAAAAAAATGACCCAGTGGTCTATGCGCATCTCTGCCTATGCAGAGCGCTTGCTACAAGGGCTTGACAGCTTAGACTGGAGTGAGTCTATAAAAGAAACACAACGCAACTGGATAGGTAAATCTGTAGGAGCTACGGTTTCTTTTAACTTAAAAGATCACGACAAAAAAATAGAAGTATTTACCACACGCCCTGACACTATTTTTGGTGTAAGCTTTATGACACTTGCTCCTGAGCTAGACCTTGTACAAGAGATTACTACTCCAGAGCAAAAAGAAGAAGTAGATGCATACATCGCCTCTACCGCAAAGCGTTCTGAGCGTGAGCGTATGGCAGATGTAAAAACAATCACGGGAGCATTTACAGGAGCCTATGCAGAGCACCCATTTACAAAAGAGCCTATACCTATCTGGATAGGTGACTATGTACTTGCGGGTTATGGTACAGGTGCGGTAATGGCAGTACCTTGTGGTGACCAGCGTGATTATGACTTTGCAAAGCATTTTGGAATTGCTATCCCTAATGTTTTTGAAGGGGTAGATATTTCTGAAGAAGCCTTTGCAGATAAGGCAGCTACCGTTATTGCAAATTCTGATTTCTTAAACGGATTAAAGTATAAGAAAGCAGTAAAACTTGCTATCTATGAGTTAGAAAAAATAGGTGCAGGTTCTGGTAAAACAAATTACAGATTACGTGACGCAGTTTTTAGCCGCCAGCGTTATTGGGGAGAACCTTTCCCAGTATATTACAAAGACGGGATGCCTCAAATGATTGATATAGCACATTTACCACTGACGCTTCCAGAAATAGAAAAATACCTCCCTACAGAAGATGGAGAACCACCACTAGGCCGTGCAGATGTATGGGCGTGGGATACTAAGACTAACAAAGTTGTTTCAAACGACCTTATAGGTTCGAGCGCAGTCGAGAACTCGGAGGATAATGGGATTTACCCATTAGAATTAAACACAATGCCAGGCTGGGCAGGTAGTAGCTGGTACTTCTTTAGGTATATGGAAAAAGCACAGCGTGATGCTGTCTTTGCCTCAAAAGAAGCGATGGACTACTGGGGTAATGTAGATTTATACATAGGAGGGTCTGAGCACGGTACCGGTCACTTATTATACTCTCGTTTTTGGGTAAAATTCTTAAAAGACAGAGGACACGTATCTGTAGATGAGCCTTTCCAAAAGATGATTAACCAAGGGATGATCTTGGGGACGAGTGCTTTTGTTTACAGAGAGGAGAATAGCAATACATTCTTGTCACTAGGATTAAGTAAAGACAAGCAGGTACAACCTATACACGCTCCAGTAGCATTTGTAAACGCCTCTGACGAGCTAGATGTAGAAGCTTTTAAAAAATGGAGGCCAGAATTTAAAGATGCAGAGTTTATCCTTGAAGATGGAGTTTACAAAGTAGGCCGCGAGGTTGAAAAAATGTCTAAGTCTAAGTACAACGTCGTAAATCCAGATAAGATTTGTGAGCAATATGGGGCTGACACCTTACGTATGTACGAGATGTTTTTAGGCCCGCTTGAGCAAGCAAAACCTTGGAACACGGCAGGTATTACGGGTGTACATAACTTCTTAAAAAAATTCTGGAAGTTATACCACAATGGCCCAGAGGCTGCTATTAACGTTACAGACACCCCAGCAAGCAAAGACAGCTTAAAAACACTACACAAGACCATAAAAAAAGTACAAGAGGATATTGAGAATTTCTCTTTTAACACCTCTGTATCTACCTTTATGATTGCAGCAAATGAGCTAAGTGTACAAAAGTGTACTTCGCGCGAAGTGCTTGAGCCACTTGCGATACTTATTGCCCCTTATGCACCACACATTGCAGAGGAGCTATGGAGTAAACTGGGTCACACCGAAAGTATTTCTGAAGCTGGCTTCCCGGTTTTTGAAGAAAAGCACCTTGTAGAAAGTGCAAAAAACTATCCTATCTCTTTTAATGGTAAAATGAAATTCACCCTTGAGCTACCATTAGATATGAGTAAGGATGAGATAGAAAAAACCGTAATGGCACACGAAAAAACACAAATGTATCTTGATGGCCGCACACCAAAAAAGGTGATTGTTGTGCCTGGTAAGATTGTAAACATCGTGGGTTAA
- a CDS encoding SemiSWEET family sugar transporter has translation MSGIDDIEIIGLIAATLTTAAFLPQVYQTWKTKDVSGLSLPMFTMFFVGIVFWLIYGVLKESLSIILANAITVISSFLLLYFKIKYGKN, from the coding sequence ATGTCTGGAATAGATGATATAGAGATCATAGGTCTCATTGCTGCTACACTTACCACTGCAGCCTTTTTACCCCAAGTATATCAAACTTGGAAAACTAAGGATGTCTCAGGGTTGAGCTTACCTATGTTTACAATGTTTTTTGTAGGCATTGTGTTCTGGCTTATTTATGGAGTGCTTAAAGAAAGTTTATCCATCATACTGGCAAATGCTATTACAGTTATCTCCTCATTTTTACTATTATATTTTAAAATCAAATACGGTAAAAACTAG
- a CDS encoding DUF423 domain-containing protein → MDKKLRIAGAIFGLTAVVIGAFGAHGLEKVLDTYALSTFETGVKYQMYHALLLLLISVFALSEKSKRILLILTVIGILFFSGSIYGLATNDLTSFDITKIALITPLGGTLLIVSWVILLVQFIKSK, encoded by the coding sequence ATGGATAAAAAGTTACGTATAGCGGGTGCGATATTTGGGTTAACGGCTGTAGTTATTGGCGCCTTTGGGGCTCACGGGCTAGAAAAAGTTCTTGATACATATGCACTTTCTACATTTGAGACAGGTGTAAAATACCAGATGTATCACGCCTTGTTGCTATTACTCATATCTGTTTTCGCTTTAAGCGAAAAGTCAAAGAGGATACTTCTCATACTTACGGTTATAGGTATACTATTCTTTTCTGGCTCTATTTATGGGCTTGCTACTAATGATTTGACCAGTTTTGACATCACAAAAATTGCGCTTATCACCCCTCTAGGAGGTACTTTGCTCATTGTGAGCTGGGTAATACTCCTAGTGCAATTCATAAAATCTAAATAA
- a CDS encoding 4'-phosphopantetheinyl transferase family protein: MPLYKTITVSPTTKVYIWKIEESLETLKSTLPLGEGQTHILTPHCQKRLDSMKSDLHQRGFMSIRHLLAEAGYTDFDLYYSPSGKPHLHDGKHISITHSYTFTAIIISDNPVGIDIEKQRDKILRIAHKFTPIEEYYTLTSSEARIRKLTYVWGAKESLYKLYNQEGLSFLKHIDVQDFEMDASQTTARVVYNGASSTYAIYLMEFEGFTCVYGL, translated from the coding sequence ATGCCTCTTTACAAAACGATAACAGTTTCCCCTACTACAAAAGTATATATCTGGAAGATTGAGGAAAGTCTAGAAACGCTTAAATCTACCCTACCCTTAGGCGAAGGACAAACCCATATCCTTACACCGCATTGCCAAAAAAGACTTGACAGTATGAAGTCTGACCTGCACCAGCGTGGCTTTATGAGCATACGCCACCTACTTGCAGAGGCGGGTTATACCGATTTTGACCTATACTACTCTCCATCTGGCAAGCCTCACCTGCACGATGGCAAGCACATTTCTATAACACATAGCTACACATTTACCGCTATTATTATAAGTGATAACCCAGTAGGAATTGATATCGAGAAGCAGCGGGATAAGATTTTACGCATCGCTCATAAGTTTACACCTATTGAGGAGTATTACACCCTCACCAGCTCTGAGGCTCGCATACGTAAACTCACCTATGTTTGGGGAGCAAAAGAATCGCTATATAAACTATATAATCAAGAGGGGTTGAGTTTCTTAAAGCATATAGATGTGCAAGACTTTGAGATGGACGCCTCACAAACTACAGCAAGAGTGGTCTATAATGGAGCATCTTCAACCTATGCAATTTATCTTATGGAGTTTGAAGGTTTTACCTGCGTGTACGGTTTATAA